TTCCTGCAAAGCGTGTAAATATGATTAAAATGTAACTGCCAGCTGTATTAAAAAAAATTAATTCACCGGAACATTCACCTCCATCTTAATAATATCATCCACCTTACCACCCGGTGTACCCACTCCAAAATCACTTCTGTTCACATCAAACTTCCCTGCGAAAGTTCCACCACTACCGGTTTTCACAAATGTAAATGGTATAGAAAACGGCTTCTTCACACCATGCATTGTCAACTCACCTTTCGCTACATACCCACTACCTGATTTCGTAATCTCTGTAGACGTAAATGCAATCGTCGGATATTTCTTCGCATCCAGCCACTTATCACCCTTCGCATGTGTATTCTTCAATCCATTACCGGTATTGATACTAGACACGTCAATGGTCACATCAAATTTAGAAGTATTCAGATGTTGCTCATCAAATACTACCTTGCCTTTCAGATCTTTAAAAATACCGTTGGCGCCAGCAGCAGAAAACTTTACAGCATAACCAGCAGCGATCTTATAATCTGGCCCGGAGAGAACCGTAAACGCTGATGCTACCAAAATAATAAGGGCAGTAACGGGAAGGAGGATTTTTTTCATTGTACTTGTTTATTTAACCTAAAAGTATGCAAAAAAAGCACCAACAAAAACGGCTTTGCCATCAGGCAAAGCCGTTCAAAATATTCTTTTAATATAGTTTTCAATACTGCTGCGAAAAGCATTCCCAACAATTAAAAAACAGCCTGCAAGTTTTAAGTCTTTCTTAACTTCAACGACTGTACAAAATGATGATTCCCCTTCTCCAATATCAAACTCGCCCTAAACCTTGTCGGTAATATATTCTGCACCAGATTCGGCTTATTGATCTCATTCCATATCTTCCTCGCAATCTCTTCTGACTCCACATCTGTCAAATGTGCATATCTGTGAAAATAAGACTCCGGATTCGCAAACGCCGTCGTCCTCAATGATTTAAACCGCTCTATATACCATTGCTCCAAATCCTTATCTTCTGCATCCACAAAAATAGAAAAGTCAAAAAAGTCCGATACGAATATACTTGGCTCCGGTGACCCCAGTGGCCTCGGCCTCACCTGCAACACATTCACTCCCTCTACAATCACAATATCCGGCGATTCTACCCACTGCATTTCATTCGCCAGCACATCATATTCCAAATGACTATACAGCGGCGCAGCCACCTTTTCTTTCCCTGATTTCAGATTCGCCAGAAACTGTACCAGCCTCCTGATATCATAACTCTCCGGAAACCCCTTTCTATTCATAATCCCTCTCTGTTCCAATACCCTGTTCGGATATAGAAAACCATCTGTCGTTACCAACGCGACTCTCGGATGATTGGGAAACGCAGCCAGCAACCATTGCAATACACGCGCTGTAGTACTTTTCCCAACCGCCACACTTCCTGCAATTCCAATAATATAAGGCACTTTAGTCACCTTGCTTCCCAAAAAGGTATTCGTTGTTGCATGCAGTTCCTGCGCAGCTGTTACGTACAGATTTAACAATCGTGACAGCGGCACGTATATTTGTGTAACCTCTTCCTTTGTTAGCGGCTCATTTAACCCATGTAGCTTATCCAGATCTTTGATCAGGTGTTCCATGAGTTCATCACTTTTATTTGCCCATGCTTCACGGGCAATCGTGATATAGGGAGCGTAGTTGTTCCGTGTCATTTAGTTTAGATGCTGTTGCCTGTTTATCGATTCCGTTGTTTCAGGGTGCTAAGCTATGTAAACCGTTTTAACATTCAAAAATTCATGTGTGCCTTCCAGGGAAAGTTCCCTGCCATATCCCGACTGTTTTACGCCCCCAAAAGGCAGACGGGCATCTGAGCGCACCATGGCATTGATAAATACATTGCCGCTATCGATCTGTACAGCCAGTTTTCTCGCTTTATCGAGGTCGCTGGTCCAGAGAGAAGCCCCCAGCCCATAGGGCGTCTGGTTCGCCAGTGCAACAGCATGTTGTTCATTATCAGCCTGAATGATAACAGCCAGTGGGCCGAATGTTTCTTCGTCAAAGGCTGTCATGCCTGGTTTTACACCGCTGAGCAGGGTAGGAGCGAAATTCGCACCCGAACGCTGCCCCCCTGTGATCAGTTTCGCACCCTGTTCTATGCTCTGATGTAACTGATGTCCTAACTCCGTTGCCAGATCCGGACGGGCCATTGGCCCCATGTCAATTTTCTGCAAGGTAGGATCTCCCTGGCTCATTTGCTGTATGAGTGTGGTCACCTGTTCTGTAAATGCGTCAGCTATTGCCTGGTCTACAATCCAGCGCTTTGCAGCGATGCAGGACTGACCGGCGTTCTGAAAACGGGCCTTCACAGCTGTACGTGCTGCCTCTTCCAGGTTTGCATCTTTCAACACGATGAAGGGATCGCTGCCCCCCAGTTCCAATACCGTCTTTTTAATATATTTTCCTGCCAGCCCGGCTACGCTCTGACCTGCAGCAGTACTACCTGTGAGGGTCACACCCTGTACACGATCGTCGGCAATCAGTGGTTCTATATGTTTGGAATTCACCAGCACGGTTTGAAATACGCCTTCGGGGAAGCCAGCTTCTAAAAATACCTGCTCAATGGCCAGTGCACAACCGCTTACATTGCTGGCATGCTTGAGTATACCTGCATTGCCGGCAAGAATATTAGGAATGGCAAAACGGAACACCTGCCAGTAAGGGAAATTCCACGGCATAATAGCCAGAATTATACCTTTTGGCTCATATGCCACATAGCTCTGCTGCCCATCAGATTTGATGATTTTTGAGGCCAGCATGCTACCAATATTTTGTACATAATATTCAGCAGAGGTTGCGCATTTTAATACTTCAGCTTTTGCTTCTTTTAGTGTTTTTCCCATTTCCCGGGTGATGATCGCAGCGTGTTCATCGGCTTTCTCTTTCAGCACATCCGCGAGTTTTTGCATCCAGGCACCACGCTGCTCCAGTGAAGTCTGCTTCAATGCCTGATATGCCTGATGACCTTTAACAAGTTTCTCTTCCAGTTCTGATGCTGTGTGCGCTGTATATTCAGCAATGGTTTCCTGTGTATATGGGTTAATACTCTTAAAGGTACTCATGTGAATAAAGTTTTGATAAAAGTAAGGATTATAATTGCTTGAACTGATCAGGAGCGCAATTATAGTACCGGGTAAAACTATTCACAAATGCAGCTACATGGCTATACCCTGTTTCATCTGCCACCAGCTGCAAATCAATCTCCGGCAATGTTAATAATGCCGCCGCTTTTTCCAGTCGCCATAAGATGACGAATGCATCTACGCTGGTGCCATATAAATGTCTGAATCCATATTGTAATTTCTCCTCAGAGATATCAAACAACTCACACAATTCCGAAATTTGCACACCAATTGTATTCGCTTTGATATATGCTTTCGCACTATCAATACTATTGATATCTTCGTTCGTCAATGGTTGATATTCCAATGGCGGATATTGTAACTGTGCAAAGAAATGCACTAACAATAATTCACATTGTTTGCTGATATACCTGCTACGTGCATATTCATTACACCCCAATGGATTTCGTATCTGTTCAAGTAGCAACGAAGCATATGCATCCAGTGCTACAGGTGCTGCATTAATTACACCACCATGTAGATTCTCAGCTATGGCAGGTAGGATGGTTTGTTCAATAAATGTAGGTTCCGCAAATAATGGTAGTTGTGCTTCACCGAATTCAATGTTTAAAAAACAATGCGTACCTGGATGTATAGACACTGCTTTCTCTTCATGCGTTACATAAAATAAATTCAGATCTCCCTGTTGCACATGCTCTGGTATTCCGCCACGCATGGCAGAATGCACATTGAGCGAAGAAAGCGTAACAGCCAGGTGCAAACCAGGATGATCTACATGGGGATGAATATCTGTCACCTGTGAAGTGATTACGTGATGCTGCCATACACGAAAAGGAGTTGCTTCCAGCAATTGCTTAAATACAAATACGCGGGCATTGCCGTATACCGTTCTTCTTGCATGGGGAACAATATAGGAATGCATAATTTCGGGGACATTCTCTACCTGGATGAAGTCTGCGAAAATTTGTTGTTCTGCCTGTCTGATTAAATTCATATCAGATATAAGTCGATTGACTAAAGCGATTGGTACTCAAAAATACTCATAATTATGTGAGTAGTAATAGTATGCGACAAATTGGGTATATTTAAATTAATCACCCAAACCTGTAAATATGTCAACCAAGATCGTGTACTGTATGGCAATACTATGCCTTTGCCTGACTGTAGCCAGCGCCCAACAGAAAATAACCGGAAAAGTAACAGATGCCACAACCGGTGCCCCACTAGAAGGAATCACCGTAAGGGTCAGACTCAGTAACTCCGGCAGTTTAACCAACAAGTCCGGTGAATACACCATCGAGGCCAAAGCCAATGATGTACTGGAAGTAAGTGCCATCGGTTTCACCCCACAGGCCCTTTCCGTCAATGGGCGCTCTGTGATCGATGTAAAACTGGTCTCCGCCGTCTCGGAGCTCAACCAGATCGTACTCGTAGGTAGCCGGGGTACGGGGCGTGCCAGAACGGAAACGCCTGTTCCCGTCGATGTCATACCCATTGCCCAGGCATCCCAGTCTACTGCCAAAACAGATCTCACCGCCGTCCTGAACATGGCCGCTCCCTCCCTGAACTACAACAAACAAAGTGGGAGTGATGGTGCTGATATGATCGACCTCGCCACCCTCAGGGGCCTTGGACCTGATCAGACCTTAGTGCTTGTAAATGGTAAAAGACGTCACCAGACAGCCTTCGTAGCCGTATACGGTACCCGTGGCCGTGGTAATTCAGGCACTGACCTCAATGCCATCCCCGAAGCTGCCATCGACAGGGTCGAAATTCTTCGCGACGGTGCCTCTGCCCAATATGGCTCCGATGCCATTGCAGGGGTGATCAACCTCATCCTCAAAAAAGATGTGAACCACCTCAATGTGACCGCAGGTTATGCCGGTTATTATGACCATAAGTACAATACCTGGTTTGGCCGTAAACAATCCCAATACCAGTACGGTGTACCCATCGATGGGAATACCGGTACCCTGGGCCTCAGCTATGGCCTTCCTTTGGATAAAAACGGCGGGTTTCTCAACTTTTCGGGCAACTTCCTCATCCAGGGTAAAACCTACAGGCAGAACCTCGATACGAACCTGAGTCACAAAGATGGGCTGCCTGTGAACAGTGTGAGAAGAGGTGCCGGCGATGGCTCCCGTGTAAATGGAGGTGGCATGATCAACCTGGAAGTGCCTTTTGGTACAGGCAATACCACCCTCTATGCATTTGGTGGATATAACTATAAGAGCTCCGATGCATTTGCCTATTCCCGTTCTTTCAGCGGGCATCCGGATCGTTTTCCTACTGATGATAACGGGAACCTGATCTTCCATAAAGACATTATGTATGCCGTACCGGGCGACACCATTTTCGATCCCCACATCCAGACCCATGTCAGTGACATCTCTGCTGCTGTAGGAGTAAAAGGTGAATTTGGAGAAGGCTGGACCTGGGATGTGAGCAATACCCTGGGCAGAAACAATTTCCACTTCTATGGAGATAAAACTTTCAATGCTTCTTTGGGTGCAAACTCTCCTACCCACTTTGACGATGGAGGGTTCTCCTTTTTACAGAACACCTCGAATGTAACTTTCACCAAAGCGGTCTCAAATTTGAACCTCGCATTTGGTGCAGAATACCGTTACGAAAGGTATAGCATCTACGCAGGCGAAGAAGCCTCTTACACCAATTACGATCCCACTTTTTATAAAGCCACCGGTTCCCAGGGTTTCCCTGGCTATCGCCCCAGCGATGAGGTAGTGGCCAATCGTAGCAATATCGCTGCCTATGTAGATGCAGAACTGGATGTGACCAGTAAATGGCTGGTAGGCGCCGCCATCAGGGCAGAAAATTATTCTGACTTCGGCTTCACCGCCAATTACAAACTGGCTACCCGTTACAAAATCACGAACGATTTCAACATCCGTGCATCAGTTAGTACTGGTTTCAGAGCGCCTTCCTTACAGCAAATCAACTACAGTTCCCAATACACCAACGTACAGGGTGGCACGATCACCGAAGTGAAGATCGCACCTAACTACAACGCGATTACAAGAGCTGCAGGCATCCCTGATCTGAAACAGGAAAAGTCCATCAACGCCAGTCTTGGGTTCACCTGGAAACCATTGCCAATACTGACCGTAACCCTGGATGGATACTATGTAAAAGTAAAAGACCGTATCGTTCTCTCCGGTCAGTTCAGCGCCAGCGATACCACGCTGGATGCAGCAGTATACAATACGCTAAACGAATTACACATCGACAACGCACAGTTCTTTGCAAATGCGGTGAACACTTCCAACTATGGGGTAGACCTTGTCGTTGATTATAATAAACGCTGGAGCAATCATCATTTCCGTGGATTATTCACAGGCAATGTCCAGCACATGACCATCGACAATATCAATGTACCTGCCAAATTAAATGACACGTATGTACACCGTCAATCCTTCTTCAGCGACCGTGAGCAACGCTTTGTAAAAGCTTCTGCACCACCGGTGAAAATGGGTCTGAACCTGGAATATGGTGTTAATAAAATCAGCTTTGGTTCACACCTCACTTATTATGGCAAGGTAGAACTGTATGGTTACGGTTATTCCGGCGACCTGGCTGGTACAGGTATCAACCCGATCGTAGAACTGGATGAAGGTGGCAAGACAGTGCCTGAATTATTTGTGTACAGGGGAAAGGTAGTGACGGATGTATATGCAGGTTATAAATTCAACAGGCATATCAACTGGTTTGTAGGTGTGGATAACGTATTTAATGTACATCCTGATTTAGGCTATGTGAAAGGGGCGAAGCTGTCAGCTTTTGATGGCGAAGCAGGTGGTGCCTGGGATCCGGTGCAGATGGGTGTGAATGGTATGCGTTTATTTACTAGAATTGTATTGGATTTTTAAAATAAAATCTCCCTAAAACAGGAACGGCTCCCGAAGGGAGCCGTTCCTGTTTTTATACAAAATAGCTTATTGTACTTTGGATACTTTAATAGTATTTGTAGGTAAATGTTCTGCTACAGGCGTAGAACCGGTATTTACCACAATATCATCAGTTTTCAGATACCCTTTATCTTTCAGGATGCTGATCTGGTCATTGATAATGTTATCCAGACCAATTTCTTCCTTATAATAGAAGGCGCGTACACCCCAGCTAAGGCTCAGCTGATTCACTAAAGATTTCTCTTTAGTAAATACGAACAGTGGAGAGCGTGGACGGTAGCTGCTCAGCATAAAGCCGGTGTAACCACTCTGGGTCATACCAACCAGTGCATTAGCTTCCAGGTCTTCAGCCATTTTACATGCATTGTAACACAGTGCATCGCTGATGAAGGTAGGAGAATGACGGTGAGGGATCAGGTTACGGTTGTAGATGATTTCTTCTTTTTCTACTTCACCGATGATTTTACGCATAGTCTGGATTACCAGTTCAGGGAACTGACCAGTTGCCGTTTCACCACTCAGCATTACGGCATCAGCACCTTCCAGTACTGCGTTAGCTACGTCAGTGATTTCGCTACGGTTAGGGCGGGTACGGTCGATCATGGATTCCATCATCTGGGTAGCCACGATTACCGGCTTAGCACGATGAATACATTTACGGATAATATCTTTCTGGATCATTGGGATCTGCTCAACAGGCAGTTCCACACCCAGGTCACCACGGGCGATCATTACGCCGTCGCTTTCCCAGATGATCTCTTTCAGATTTGCGATAGCCTCAGGCTTTTCGATCTTAGAGATAACCTTGATCTTGGAGTTACGTTCTTTCAGACGTTTGCGGATCAGTTGCAGGTCAGCAGCATCTCTTACAAATGACAGGGCAACCCAGTCACAGTCGTGGTCGATGATGAATTCCAGATCTTCCACATCTTTAGGAGTCAGTGCTGGCAGAGATACTTTGGTATCTGGCAGGTTGAAACCTTTCTTGGAAGACAGAACGCCTGGCAGGGTAACTTCAGCTTTGATTTCACCTGCAGCAGTGATTTCTTTTACTACAGTTTCGATCTTACCGTCATCCAGCAGGATTTTCTGGCCTGGTTTTACATCTTTATGCAGGTCTGCATAAGATACGTATATTCTTTCAGCGGTACCAACTACCTTCTCGTTTACGAAAGTCAGGATCATACCCGGAGTCAGTGGCAGTGCATTGTTAGCGATTTCACCTACACGCAGTTTAGGACCTTGCAAGTCAGCCAGGATGGCAACATTGAAAGATTCAACTTCGTTAATCTGGCGAATGTAACCAATGATGCGCAGCTTGTCCTCGTGAGAGCCATGTGAAAAGTTCAGACGGAACACGTTTACGCCAGCCTTTACCAGTGCCAGTAATTTTTCGTAAGTGTCGCATGCCGGTCCTACTGTGGCAACTATCTTCGTTTTGTGTTTAGATATATCTTGTGTACTCATAGCTCTTATTTTAACTCGCAAGTATTTTTACAATTTTAAACCATTCCGGATCGATATGCTCTTTGGCTTTGATGGCCTGTTCCAGAGGTGTATATTGGATTTTGTTGTTTACAATTCCTACCATAACATTGGAAGTGCCATTCAACAGCGCCTCAACAGCTGCATAACCCATACGGCTGGCCAGGATACGGTCCTGGCAGGTTGGGCTACCACCACGTTGTATATGTCCGAGGATGGTTACGCGGGTATCCAGTTGAGGACATTGCTCCTTAATCTGGCGTGCTACCGCTTCTGCACCACCAGCAGCAGAACCTTCTGCTACTACGATGATGTTAACTAATTTCTTGCGGCGTTCGTTAGCCTGCAGTTCCAAGATAATGTCCTGTACATCAATAATGTGCTCAGGAGTCATAATGTGCTCAGCACCAGTGGAAATACCACTGTGAAGGGCAATATAACCAGCATCGCGCCCCATCACTTCTATGATAAATAAACGGTCGTGCGCATCTGCTGTATCACGGATTTTATCAATCGCATCTACCGCAGTATTCACAGCTGTATCAAATCCGATGGTAAAATCAGAACCGGCAATGTCTTTGTCAATTGTGCCTGGCAGGCCAATGCATGGAATGTCAAATTCCTGGCTCAACTTGTACGCACCATTGAAAGAACCATCGCCACCGATCACTACTATTCCGTCGATGTTGTGTTTCTTTAAATTTTCGTATGCCTTTTTACGGCCTTCGGCTTCGTAAAACTCTTTACAACGGGCCGTTTTTAGGATTGTACCACCGCGTTGTATAATGTTGGCAACAGATTTAGACTCCAAAGGAAAGATTTCGTTCTTCAACATTCCCCTGTAACCATACATGACACCAAAAACATTCAGCTGATTGTAAATTCCCGTTCTTACAACCGCACGAACGGCAGCATTCATGCCCGGCGCGTCTCCGCCTGATGTAAGGACCGCAATGTTGTTAACTTTTTTCATAGTTATGTTATATTTCCCTCTCTACGTTGTTTTATGTGGGAATTCCCGACGTTGAACCTGTTCTCGCCCAGTTTATACCCCAAATGTGTCATAGTGGTATATCCCGAATATTCTAACAATCTCTTTCCGCAAGTCCTCTTCTTTTCCTGATTATCACATTCCTTATGGTTAAATTGCCGGAAAAATATTTAATTGGCGCACAAAAATAACATTTTGGATATTCTTTCTAATAGTATTCTGATGAATTAAAGAAAATTTTCAATTTCAGTTAACCAATAGAGTATTTTTTTAAAAAAATATACATATGTATAATTTAAATGCAATAATGCAACGTCTACCTGCTTTTATTTTCACTTTTATTAATTCCTCATTGCTGCTTACGACTATGACAACAGCTCAAGCCCAATCTCAACAGCCAGGCCTCGTTTATCCGCAAACCCGGAAGACCGAAGTGACAGATAACTACCATGGTACCACTATTGCCGACCCATACCGCTGGCTCGAGGACGATAACAGCCCGGAAACCAAAGCATGGGTGAAAGAACAAAACGCAGTCACCCAGGATTATCTTGCAAAGATACCTTTCCGCGACGCTATAAAAAATCGTCTGGAAGTGTTATGGAATTATCCAAAAACTGGTGCACCGGATCATAGAGGTAACTATTTGTACTTCTATAAAAATGATGGTTTACAGAACCAGTCTGTACTTTACAGGCAGTCTACCACCCCGGGCGCTACTCCCGAAGTCTTCATCGACCCGAATAAACTCTCCGCCGATGGTACAACAGCTTTAGGCACCGTACAGTTTTCCAAAGATGGAAAATATGCCGCCTATTTAATTGCAAAGGCTGGTTCTGACTGGCAACAGGCCCATATTATGGACGTAGCTACCAAAACTTTGCTCCCGGATAGCCTGAACTGGCTCAAGTTCAGTGGTCTTTCATGGAGAGGAGATGGTTTTTACTATAGCCGCTATGACGAACCTACCGAATCCAGCAAACTCTCCAAAAAGAACGAATTCCATAAAGTTTACTATCACAAGGTAGGCACTTCTCAGGATAAGGATGTACTGATCCACGCTGATTCAGATCACCCACTTCGCAATTTTCAGGCAACTGTTACCGAAGATGAGCGATTCGTGCTCCTAAACGCGTCAGAAGGGACTTCCGGCAATGAGATATGGTTCTGGGACATGAAAAATCCTGACCAAAAGACGTTCAAATTATTGATCAAAGGCTTCGATCATGAGCCAAATGTAATAGACAATGACGGCGATAAGCTATTTGTGATCACTAACGAGGGCGCACCTAATTATAAAGTAGAGCTGATCGATACCAAAAATCCAGAGGGTCCCCGTACACTGATCATTCCTGAACGCAAGGAAACCCTCATGCATGTGGGTACCGGTGGTGGAAAACTCTTTGCTACCTACCTGCAGGATGCTGCCAACCGTGTATACCAGTTAAACTATGCCGGTCACCTGGAAAGGGAGATCAAACTCCCGGGTATAGGTACCGCAGGTGGATTCGGTGGTAAAAAAGAAGACAAGGAATTCTATTACACCTTTAATTCATATGTGACACCGGCTCTGGTATATAAATATGATATAGCTTCCGGTAAGTCTACGACCTATTTCAAACCTGAACTGAAATTCGATCCTTCCCAATATGAAACCAAACAGGTATTCTTTAATAGTAAAGATGGTACTCGTATCCCTATGTTCCTTTCCTATAAGAAGGGGATCAAACTGGATGGGAACAATCCTGTATTGCTGTATGGTTATGGTGGTTTCAATATCCCGGTCACCCCGGGTTTCAGCGTATCTAATCTGTTCTTTATGGAGCAGGGTGGTATCTATGCACAGGTAACCCTGCGTGGTGGTGCGGAGTACGGCGAGGAGTGGCACAAAGCAGGTATGTTCGAAAAGAAGCAGAATGTATTTGACGATTTTATCGGGGCTGCAGAGTTCCTGATCAAAGAAAAATATACCAATACCTCCAAACTGGCGGTACATGGCCGTTCAAATGGTGGATTGCTGATTGGTGCGGTGATGACACAACGCCCGGATCTGTTCAAGGTAGCCATACCTACAGTAGGAGTGCTGGATATGTTGCGTTACCAGCACTTTACCATCGGATGGGCATGGGGTGTGGAGTATGGCACCAGCGATAAGGAAGACCAGTTTAAATACCTGATCAAATACTCACCACTGCACAACCTGAAACCAGGTACGTCTTACCCTGCTACCATGGTAACTACAGGGGATCATGACGACAGGGTAGTGCCTGCACACTCATTCAAATTCGCTGCTACGCTACAGGCGGACAATGCAGGGCCTAACCCAACGCTTATACGTATAGACACGCAGGCAGGCCATGGAGCTGGTAAGCCAACAGGCAAGCTGATAGAGGAATCTGCGGATATATGGGCTTTTATAATGTATAATCTGGGAATGCATTTTAAGAATTAAAGGAAGGCCTGGGCCTCTTTCATAAAACGCTGATGTCTCTGACATCAGCGTTTTTTTTTAACCAAACTCTTTTCTTCGTAATTTTAGAAAAAGGCATAAATATGAAGGTATTAATCACAGGCAGTAACGGATTATTGGGCCAGCACCTCATCCCCCTCTTTTTACAGGATTCCCGCTACGAAGTCATCGCCACCGGAAGGGGCGCTAACCGTCTCCCTAAACAGGAAGGTTACCTTTACGAGCCGGTTAACCTGAGAGAGTCCTCCAGTGTTAATCAGTTACTACAGAAGCATCAGCCAGATATCGTTATCCACGCGGCTGCCATGACCCAGGTAGACGATTGCGAAAGAAACAAAGATGCCTGTTGGGACTGTAATGTTAACGCTACCCGCTACCTCATCCAGGCTGCAGAAAAAACCAAAAGCTTTTTCATTTTTCTCTCCACTGACTTTGTATTTGATGGCCTACAAGGCCCTTATGCAGAAGAAGATGCCGTGAACCCCCTCAGTTACTATGGCGCTACCAAAGTAGCCGCAGAAAGGCTTGTCCATAATAGTCATCTGGAATGGTCTATTGTACGTACAGTATTGGTATACGGTGTAGCCGCAGATCCTAAGCGTAGTAACATAATTACCTGGGTAAAAGCGAATCTGGAACAGGGAAAGAAATTGAAAGTGGTAGATGACCAATGGCGTACACCTACACTGGTACAGGATCTGGCAGCTGGTTGCAAACTGGTAGCCGATAAAAAGGCAGGTGGTATTTTCCACATCTCTGGTGGTGAAACACTCACTCCTTACCAAATGGCTGTGCAAACAGCAGGTTACTTCCAGTTAAACTCACAATTGTTGGAAAAAG
This Chitinophaga sancti DNA region includes the following protein-coding sequences:
- the pfkA gene encoding 6-phosphofructokinase; amino-acid sequence: MKKVNNIAVLTSGGDAPGMNAAVRAVVRTGIYNQLNVFGVMYGYRGMLKNEIFPLESKSVANIIQRGGTILKTARCKEFYEAEGRKKAYENLKKHNIDGIVVIGGDGSFNGAYKLSQEFDIPCIGLPGTIDKDIAGSDFTIGFDTAVNTAVDAIDKIRDTADAHDRLFIIEVMGRDAGYIALHSGISTGAEHIMTPEHIIDVQDIILELQANERRKKLVNIIVVAEGSAAGGAEAVARQIKEQCPQLDTRVTILGHIQRGGSPTCQDRILASRMGYAAVEALLNGTSNVMVGIVNNKIQYTPLEQAIKAKEHIDPEWFKIVKILAS
- a CDS encoding SDR family oxidoreductase is translated as MKVLITGSNGLLGQHLIPLFLQDSRYEVIATGRGANRLPKQEGYLYEPVNLRESSSVNQLLQKHQPDIVIHAAAMTQVDDCERNKDACWDCNVNATRYLIQAAEKTKSFFIFLSTDFVFDGLQGPYAEEDAVNPLSYYGATKVAAERLVHNSHLEWSIVRTVLVYGVAADPKRSNIITWVKANLEQGKKLKVVDDQWRTPTLVQDLAAGCKLVADKKAGGIFHISGGETLTPYQMAVQTAGYFQLNSQLLEKVDAKTFTQPAKRPAKTGFVIDKAVQELGYHPHSFEEGLQIVAKEI
- a CDS encoding prolyl oligopeptidase family serine peptidase, encoding MQRLPAFIFTFINSSLLLTTMTTAQAQSQQPGLVYPQTRKTEVTDNYHGTTIADPYRWLEDDNSPETKAWVKEQNAVTQDYLAKIPFRDAIKNRLEVLWNYPKTGAPDHRGNYLYFYKNDGLQNQSVLYRQSTTPGATPEVFIDPNKLSADGTTALGTVQFSKDGKYAAYLIAKAGSDWQQAHIMDVATKTLLPDSLNWLKFSGLSWRGDGFYYSRYDEPTESSKLSKKNEFHKVYYHKVGTSQDKDVLIHADSDHPLRNFQATVTEDERFVLLNASEGTSGNEIWFWDMKNPDQKTFKLLIKGFDHEPNVIDNDGDKLFVITNEGAPNYKVELIDTKNPEGPRTLIIPERKETLMHVGTGGGKLFATYLQDAANRVYQLNYAGHLEREIKLPGIGTAGGFGGKKEDKEFYYTFNSYVTPALVYKYDIASGKSTTYFKPELKFDPSQYETKQVFFNSKDGTRIPMFLSYKKGIKLDGNNPVLLYGYGGFNIPVTPGFSVSNLFFMEQGGIYAQVTLRGGAEYGEEWHKAGMFEKKQNVFDDFIGAAEFLIKEKYTNTSKLAVHGRSNGGLLIGAVMTQRPDLFKVAIPTVGVLDMLRYQHFTIGWAWGVEYGTSDKEDQFKYLIKYSPLHNLKPGTSYPATMVTTGDHDDRVVPAHSFKFAATLQADNAGPNPTLIRIDTQAGHGAGKPTGKLIEESADIWAFIMYNLGMHFKN